From a region of the Malania oleifera isolate guangnan ecotype guangnan chromosome 12, ASM2987363v1, whole genome shotgun sequence genome:
- the LOC131143970 gene encoding uncharacterized protein LOC131143970, with protein sequence MISTIPGIPLTNPPPHWYNPEVRCAYHANSPGHPIDQCWAFKHKVQDLKDAGWLSFDAKPVGIQENPLPDHGKDNVGMIEEQDGEKFERRWEQMTLDWVYSELTTAGLAGLKAICPKDAPCTCQNTMKRSVQQCETFRIFISSLIDSKRVEVSCVQKTNEVSVIGESDHPQFTNRPFIPIMGKTPRVPEAPVRVVISAPRPFAYHSDQAVPWRYNCEVRTEGETSSAAEARGITRSGRVYTPKVLDKVQPSQEQNRNLKKPVQSQEAEEFLKIIKHSEYNIIDQLKKMPAHISVLSLLLSLEAHREALLKALNQAYIPQDISIDNFNHVIGGLTATNYITFADEEIPVEGQGHNQALHVSAKCRDHMIARVLIDNGSSLNVMPMTTLQKLPVDPSYIRQNNLTVRAFDGTRRESVGSIEIPVQIGPVTFDITFQVMAITPSYSCLLGRPWIHNTGAVPSSLHQRVKFVVDGKLVCVYGETDVMITKPTSTPYVEVTEEALEDSFRAFEIINVTTIVEGSPIPHPQIPAAMHMMASEMIRQGYHPEKGLGKYLQGIRKPLMLKEVKDRYGLGYIPTVADRRKKAEEKKMRRVERITGETSSKEGLYVPSISQTFVKSSQSNLEAELRQLSISVLDAEVPSNTSTEWIHHLQPGEDQEINLSPEMERMLKSDEKPTLTSSDPTVMINLGTEEEPKQVKIGALLKGEEKDKMIELLREYRDVFAWPYQDMPGLDTDLVTHKIPLHPDSKPVKQKLRRMRPEMLLKIKEEVQKQLEAGFLEVAQYPEWMANVVPIIKKNGKVRVCVDYRDLNKASPKDNFPLPHIDVLVDNTAGHALFSFMDGFSGYNQIRMAPEDKEKTTFITLWGTFCYKVMPFGLKNAGATYQRAMVTLFHDLMHKEVEVYVDDMIVKSRNEKDHALNLEKLFERLRKCQLKLNPEKCTFSATSGKLLGFIVSEKGIEVDPDKVKAIREMPSPKSEKEVRSFLGRLNYIARFISQLTTTCEPIFKLLRKNNPEKWNKECQVAFEKIKEYLLNPPVLVPPVPGRPLILYLAISENSMGCVLGQHDETGRKERAIYYLSKKFTDYESKYSDLEKTCCALVWTVSRLRQYTLYYSTWLISKMDPIKYVFKKPVVTGRVARWQMLLTEYDISYVTRKAIKGSVIAEYLAERAVEDYQPMEFEFPDQNINSLTQEEEDFEEWRMLFDGAVNVWGRGIGAVLMSPDGKHYPVVAKLIFPCTNNIAEYEACILGLQTALDRGVKRLIVRGDSALVIHQLTGEWETRDSKLVPYREYIQKIIEGFDSISFSHTPRENNVMSDALATLAALFKVEEGVKIEAIHIRVQPEPAYCTVIEEADGKPWFYDIKTYIQKNEYPEGASNNDRRTIRRLAMGFFLDGEVLYKRNHDMTLLRCVEAQEAQQVTREVHEGVCGTHAGGHSLARKILRNGYYWMTMERDCIDYARKCHKCQVYGDRIQVPPAPLHVLSAPWPFSAWGMDVIGPISPKASNGHRFIFVAIDYFTKWVEAASYSSITQNVVSRFVKRELICRYGVPERIITDNAKNLNNAVMTKLCNQFKVKHHNSTPYRPQMNGAVEAANKNIKNILEKMTETYRDWHDKLPFALMAYRTTTRTSTGATPFSLVYGMEAVVPVEVEIPSLRVLKEVELAEAEWVQSRYDQLNLIEEKRMAAMAHGQLYQRRMMRAFNRKVRPRQFQEGDLVLKKILPIHTDPRGKWTPNYEGPYVVKKAFSGGALLLANMDGTDLLHPVNSDAVKKYYA encoded by the exons ATGATATCTACCATCCCCGGGATTCCTCTCACAAATCCTCCCCCACACTGGTATAATCCCGAGGTCCGATGCGCGTACCATGCCAATTCTCCAGGGCACCCTATTGACCAATGTTGGGCCTTCAAACACAAGGTGCAAGATTTGAAGGATGCGGGTTGGTTGTCATTCGATGCGAAGCCGGTTGGTATTCAAGAGAATCCTTTGCCTGACCATGGGAAGGACAATGTCGGAATGATCGAGGAACAAGATGGAGAAAAATTCGAAAGAAGATGGGAGCAGATGACGCTAGACTGGGTGTATAGTGAACTGACAACGGCAGGCCTAGCAGGGTTAAAGGCTATTTGCCCTAAAGACGCCCCATGCACATGCCAAAATACTATGAAAAGATCAGTACAACAATGTGAGACTTTTCGGATTTTTATAAGTAGCTTGATTGACAGCAAACGAGTGGAAGTTAGCTGCGTTCAGAAAACAAATGAAGTTTCGGTCATAGGGGAATCTGACCATCCCCAATTCACCAATAGACCATTTATCCCCATCATGGGAAAAACCCCACGAGTCCCAGAGGCCCCAGTTCGGGTAGTGATCTCAGCCCCTCGCCCTTTCGCATACCACAGTGACCAGGCAGTGCCATGGAGATACAATTGTGAAGTACGCACCGAAGGAGAAACTAGCAGTGCTGCTGAAGCAAGAGGGATAACCAGAAGTGGAAGGGTTTATACGCCGAAGGTCTTGGATAAGGTGCAACCTAGCCAAGAACAGAATAGGAACCTGAAGAAGCCAGTTCAATCTCAGGAAGCCGAAGAATTCTTGAAGATTATTAAACACAGTGAATACAACATTATTGATCAACTGAAGAAGATGCCAGCCCATATCTCTGTTTTATCACTGTTGTTGAGCTTGGAAGCCCATCGGGAAGCCCTATTAAAGGCTCTTAATCAGGCCTATATTCCCCAAGACATCAGCATCGATAATTTTAACCATGTGATTGGTGGTCTTACGGCTACCAACTACATTACATTCGCTGATGAGGAGATCCCCGTGGAAGGACAAGGGCACAATCAGGCGTTGCACGTTTCCGCTAAATGTCGAGATCACATGATTGCACGAGTGTTGATTGATAATGGGTCATCTTTGAATGTCATGCCCATGACGACCCTACAAAAACTGCCTGTTGACCCGTCCTACATAAGGCAAAACAATTTGACTGTGCGGGCTTTCGATGGCACCCGCAGGGAATCGGTGGGATCTATTGAAATTCCTGTGCAAATTGGACCAGTCACCTTCGACATTACATTCCAAGTCATGGCCATAACCCCGTCTTATAGCTGCTTGTTGGGGAGGCCGTGGATACATAACACCGGGGCAGTTCCGTCTTCTCTGCACCAACGGGTCAAATTTGTAGTAGATGGGAAATTGGTTTGTGTATATGGTGAAACCGATGTTATGATAACAAAGCCCACTTCCACTCCTTATGTGGAAGTCACGGAGGAGGCATTGGAGGACTCATTCCGAGCCTTCGAGATCATAAATGTCACAACTATAGTAGAAGGATCTCCAATCCCACACCCTCAGATCCCCGCCGCAATGCATATGATGGCGTCCGAAATGATCAGACAGGGGTACCATCCAGAAAAAGGGCTCGGAAAATACCTACAGGGGATCCGAAAGCCGTTAATGCTTAAGGAAGTCAAAGACAGATATGGCCTTGGCTACATACCTACGGTGGCAGACCGAAGGAAGAAAGCCGAAGAGAAGAAGATGCGGAGGGTGGAAAGAATCACTggtgaaacaagctccaaggaaGGACTGTACGTCCCGTCCATCAGCCAAACCTTCGTAAAAAGCAGTCAATCCAACCTGGAGGCAGAATTGCGGCAATTAAGTATATCAGTATTGGATGCTGAAGTCCCGTCGAACACTTCTACAGAGTGGATCCATCATCTCCAACCAGGA gaagatcaagaaataaacttgtcccctgaaatggaaagaatgttaaagtccgatgaaaaaccaaccttgaCCAGTAGCGATCCCACCGTCATGATTAATCTTGGAACTGAGGAAGAGCCCAAGCAGGTGAAAATCGGAGCACTACTAAAGGGTGAAGAAAAAGACAAAATGATTGAATTACTAAGGGAATACCGAGACGTGTTTGCCTGGCCGTACCAAGACATGCCAGGTTTAGATACGGATTTAGTAACCCACAAGATCCCACTTCACCCAGATTCAAAGCCAGTAAAGCAGAAACTGAGGAGAATGCGGCCGGAGATGTTACTTAAGATAAAGGAGGAGGTACAGAAACAGCTTGAGGCAGGATTCTTGGAGGTAGCCCAGTACCCTGAATGGATGGCCAACGTTGTCCCAATAATCAAGAAGAATGGTAAAGTACGAGTTTGTGTCGACTACCGGGATCTAAATAAAGCAAGCCCTAAGGACAACTTCCCTCTCCcacacattgatgtgttggtggaCAATACTGCAgggcatgctttattttcattcatggatggattCTCCGGATACAACCAGATTAGGATGGCACCTGAGGACAAGGAAAAAACGACTTTCATCACATTATGGGGGACTTTTTGCTATAAAGTCATGCCATTCGGACTAAAAAATGCCGGAGCCACTTACCAGAGGGCTATGGTAACCCTTTTTCATGACTTAATGCACAAGGAGGTTGAGGTTTATGTCGACGACATGATCGTTAAGTCGCGAAATGAGAAAGACCATGCGTtaaacttggaaaaattgttCGAGAGGCTCCGGAAGTGCCAATTGAAGTTAAATCCCGAAAAATGTACTTTCAGTGCTACGTCCGGGAAGCTATTGGGGTTTATAGTAAGTGAGAAAGGGATTGAGGTAGATCCTGACAAGGTCAAAGCCATTCGAGAGATGCCTAGCCCAAAGTCTGAAAAGGAAGTGCGAAGTTTCTTAGGTAGGCTCAACTACATTGCTCGGTTCATATCTCAATTAACCACCACCTGCGAACCCATCTTCAAGCTGCTGAGAAAGAACAACCCAGAAAAGTGGAACAAAGAGTGTCAAGtggcctttgaaaaaataaaggagTACCTTTTGAATCCCCCAGTACTAGTGCCACCAGTACCCGGAAGGCCTTTAATCTTGTACTTGGCGATTTCAGAAAACTCCATGGGTTGCGTATTGGGCCAGCATGATGAGACCGGGAGGAAAGAAAGGGCCATTTATTACCTTAGTAAGAAGTTCACAGATTATGAGTCTAAGTACTCTGATCTGGAAAAAACATGTTGCGCTTTGGTATGGACGGTCAGTAGGCTGAGGCAATACACCTTGTATTACTCCACCTGGCTGATCTCCAAAATGGACCCAATAAAGTACGTGTTTAAAAAGCCCGTAGTAACTGGACGAGTAGCACGATGGCAGATGTTGTTGACGGAATATGATATTTCTTATGTCACCAGGAAAGCTATCAAAGGTAGTGTCATTGCCGAATACCTAGCTGAAAGAGCCGTGGAGGATTACCAACCTATGGAGTTCGAATTCCCAGACCAGAATATAAACTCCCTAACCCAAGAGGAAGAAGACTTCGAAGAATGGAGGATGTTGTTCGATGGGGCAGTCAATGTTTGGGGACGTGGGATAGGCGCAGTGCTCATGTCACCAGATGGGAAACATTATCCGGTGGTAGCTAAGCTCATCTTCCCTTGTACTAACAACATAGCCGAATACGAGGCATGTATATTGGGTTTGCAGACCGCTTTAGATCGGGGTGTCAAGCGACTAATAGTAAGAGGAGACTCGGCCTTAGTCATTCACCAGCTAACCGGAGAATGGGAAACTCGCGATTCCAAGTTAGTACCGTATCGAGAGTACATTCAAAAGATAATAGAAGGGTTTGACAGTATCAGTTTCTCTCACACACCAAGAGAAAACAATGTAATGTCTGATGCACTAGCCACACTGGCAGCTTTATTCAAGGTAGAAGAAGGGGTGAAGATCGAAGCTATTCATATCAGAGTACAACCCGAACCTGCCTACTGCACGGTGATAGAGGAGGCCGACGGAAAACCGTGgttttatgatatcaaaacctacaTCCAGAAAAATGAGTATCCCGAAGGGGCATCCAATAATGATCGGAGGACTATTAGAAGGTTGGCCATGGGTTTCTTCTTAGATGGTGAagttttgtacaaaagaaatcatgACATGACCCTCCTACGGTGTGTAGAGGCACAGGAAGCCCAACAAGTCACGCGTGAGGTTCACGAGGGAGTCTGCGGTACCCACGCTGGAGGCCACTCATTGGCACGAAAAATACTTAGGAATGGGTattattggatgaccatggagaGAGATTGCATTGACTACGCCCGAAAGTGCCATAAGTGCCAAGTTTACGGTGATCGGATCCAAGTCCCACCAGCCCCACTTCATGTTCTCTCCGCACCTTGGCCCTTTTCAgcctggggcatggatgtgatcgggCCAATAAGCCCAAAAGCCAGTAACGGACACCGTTTCATCTTTGTGGCAATCGATTATTTCACTAAATGGGTAGAAGCCGCCTCGTATTCCAGTATCACACAGAATGTAGTGAGTCGTTTCGTCAAAAGAGAGTTGATCTGCCGGTACGGAGTTCCTGAGAGAATAATCACGGATAATGCCAAGAACCTGAACAACGCAGTAATGACCAAGCTATGCAATCAGTTCAAGGTTAAGCATCACAATTCAACGCCTTATAGACCACAGATGAATGGCGCGGTGGAAGCAGCCAACAAAAACATTAAGAACATTTTggagaagatgacagaaacttaCAGAGATTGGCATGACAAGCTTCCCTTCGCCCTAATGGCTTACAGGACTACGACTAGAACCTCCACGGGCGCTACTCCCTTCTCTTTGGTGTACGGAATGGAGGCAGTGGTCCCTGTAGAAGTTGAGATCCCATCTCTAAGAGTTCTAAAAGAAGTAGAGTTGGCTGAGGCAGAGTGGGTACAATCCCGATATGACCAGTTAAACTTGATTGAGGAGAAAAGGATGGCCGCCATGGCCCATGGACAACTATACCAAAGAAGGATGATGAGAGCGTTTAACCGAAAAGTGCGGCCCCGACAGTTTCAGGAGGGGGATCTAGTGCTGAAAAAGATTTTACCGATTCATACAGACCCTCGTGGCAAGTGGACACCAAACTATGAAGGGCCTTACGTTGTAAAGAAGGCGTTCTCAGGAGGTGCCCTACTGTTAGCAAATATGGACGGAACTGACCTATTGCACCCTGTTAACTCTGAtgctgtaaagaaatattatgcctaa